Genomic window (Romeriopsis navalis LEGE 11480):
CGCTACGGACGGCAACAGTCACATGCTGATAAATCCTGACGTTATTCCCGATCGTTACATTGGGATGAATCACAACGCCCAAGCCATAATGCTCAAGCATGAGAGAATCGCCAACCTGAGCTTCGTAGGGCAAAACTGCATGAAATAACACAAAAATAATTCCCTTAAATGCTTTTGCTAGCCAATTCATTTTGGCTCGATAGCACCAACAGGAGATTTGCCACAAAGCAGTTGTAGAAATTTTATTCTGCATTTTTCACACAGCTCGAAATACGTTCATTTGATGAAAAGATAAATATCTAACCCTTTTTAATTACCTGAAGTTCATAATAGACAGTTTTGGCTGGGAAAATCCAGCAGAGATATCGCTCATAAGTCATTGGAAGGCGATTGAAAATCTGCTTTGTCAGATACGAAATAATGCCGGTGAAACGCGGTACACCAAACATTCGATGCTTCACCTTCAGCAAACCATGATAAGGCGACAAATAAGAGCTCCCTTGGTCAAATACGTCAAACGTAAAATATGAGAAGAAGGTTTTATGGGTCGGGTCACGATAGGCATCAGGCCCAGAATAATGTGGACAAGCGACTTTGATCAGAGCACCCGGTTTAGCAATACGATGCAGTTCGACAACCGTTTTCATAAAATCATCAACATGTTCTAATGATGAATTACAGACAATTTCATCAAACGTATTATCTTCAAAGGGATAGGGAAATTGGTCAAAATCATGGACAACATCAACATCCGGAGTTGCAAAACCATCCAGTCCAATGTATCCCGGTTGTTTCTTCTGACCACAGCCAAAATCAAGTTTCATAAGTCCTTGGGCAGTTTTACTCAAATTCATAATAGTAGTCATAATAATTTCGTCTTTCCTAAAATTTGGAAGAACTACAAATTCTCGGTGACGACATTTGCAAGTCGTCATACAACGTTTCATATGCCATAACGACACGCGGCCAACTGTAATTTTCAGCGCGCCTAATACCTCTCTGAGCGTAATGTTCACGCAATTCAACATCCGTCAAAACTTGAAGCATTGCATCGCCCAGTTTTGCATCCGGGACGATCATGCCATATTCACCCTCAGCCAATACCTCTTGAGCACCCGGATTAGGACTGGCAATCGTAGTCGTCCCTGCTGCCATTGCTTCAATATACGGCACCCCAAATCCCTCATAGGTGCTGGGTAAACAAAACGCCCAAGCCGATCGAAATCGCTCACAGAGTTCCGCATGAGAGACACGCCCCAAATTCACGATGCCATCTCCTTTTAGAGGCTGATCAGATACCGCCCAAAGTTCTGCATTCGGTAATTGGGCACGTACTTGATGGCTAAAAATATTTGCTAACCACTGTCCACGCTTACGACCATCGGCAGTCCCCACAAATAAAATTGTCGGACATGTGGACTTAAGTCCTGGATGAAAGTCCTGCAAATCTACACCACAGGGAATCACACAATCAATATTCGGAATATTTCGGCGCGTTGTTTCCGAGATACCCACATTAACATCAGCATATCTCGTGCTCTGAACCTCGATGAACGACATTAGCTGCTGATATAGCCTACGACGAAAACGCACAGCAGATTTCGCCTCGTCCTTTGCCGAACCGTTATAGGTTCTTACTTGGGGATGCGGTTTGGCTAAGAAAAAATTATCACCGTGCGTGTGTACAACATCATAAGCCGCAAAATCGGTGCGCGCGAGACAAATGGCAAACCAAAAAGGATTCAAAAATTTTAGCAACAGAGGGTTAGCAGGATATTGATGCACGGCATAGAGGCATTCATCATAGCTAGGACTTAATGTAAACATCGTTACCTGATGCCCACGTTGCACCAAAGCATTCGCTATCTTATGGGCTTGGGATGCGACCCCGCCTTTCGATTGATTCGGCAAATCAACATGCCCCATCGCAATTTTCATAATGATGATCGAGACGCCCAGAGATAGACGCACATAACAACAATTTAGATATCAAGCAAATTATGGACAAACGCCTGAAATCGTGGGCGAAGTACGCCATAGTCAAAGCGGTCAGACGCAATCCTTAACGCCTGCTGAGAAAGCAATTCAATCTCCTCCCAGGTGACTTGATCAAGCCAATCCGCACAATGTTGATGAAAGGTCTCACTGGCAGGATGGTAGGGCGGTAACGCCCACCCAGCAACATTCACATAGTCATAGAATCCTGGAATTGGACTCATTGCAACACCCAAACCACATGCCAAGTATTCCGGTAGCTTCGTCGTCAAGCGATACAGTCCTAGCCGATCCAAAGTCTGCGTAACAAATCCAATATCCATCGCATTCATGGCATTAACCACTTCATCCTCCGGAATACGGCCAGTAAATACCACTCGCGACTTTAATGATGCGGGAATCGCCCGCTCCAAATACGCTTGCCCCGTCCCATCTCCAACAATCAACAAAGAAATATCCTGTCGCTGTATTTTTTTCAGCGTTTCGACCATTTCCCAGCCATAACAGTAACCATGATTCGCATTCCAGGACATTTTGCCAACCACACCACACACTAAATGATGATCGGGAATTCCATATTGTCGCTTGAGGGCTAATCGTCTGGATTGCTCAAAACGCGTGAAAATATTGAGGTCTACAGCTCCTTCGATCGTAATACCACGACGGGCACCCAGTTGTAATGCGGCACCTGTGAGGTAAGGCGTCCAACCCACAAAAGCCTTACAACTACGATATAAGGCTTTTTCGTATACTCCAAATAAGGCGCCCCATAGTGCTCCCTTAGTAACATGAAAAAAGCCGCCGATCGGGTCGCCAGAAGAAACAATAAAAGGCTGTTTCCAGGACCAATAAGCCCGAATTAAACTAGCACCTGCGCCAATACCACTCCCCTCTTGGTATACCAAGTCCCATTGCTGAGAACGTAGCAGCTGCCAAGTCTGTTGTGCTTGCTGCCAACGACTCACAGTCTTATCGAGGTCATGGTAGATTACATCCGCTCGAATACCGTCAGCTAAACGACGCATCCGCAAACCGTGTAAGTTACCGATTCCGCCAGTATTAATGCAAAGAATTTTTTTCATTTAACCAGCCCTTCATGATATTGGCGGTCGAACATAATTTTGATACTGCTGACGTCGATGAAACTTACAACCTGCAATCACAAATCCGGCAAACCCCCATAAAATAACGCCCGACGGGCCTAACATCGCACTACCAAATGGCAGTTGTAGCAGCGTGGCAATATATATTGCCTTACATGCCTGCAAAAATGTATCTTCATTCTCAATCGGCCGCTTTAGAATCAGGTAAATCGGAATCAGTAGGCCAGCAAGATAAGGCAAGACGCCAATCCAGCCCAGTGAAAGCAGACTATCCAACAGCGCACTATCAACACCAGGAGCACGGCCAATTCCCATGCCAACAAAACTTTCTAGTGCCTGATTGAGATATTTCGCATAGATAGAAAGACGCGCCTGACCACTACCATCACTTTCAAGATCACCGAATGTTTCGAACCGAGAAACAATGATGTCAGAAAAATTATTACTCCAAACAATCGGCAAGAGCAAACAAGCAATGCACAACATCGCAAACAAAACTCTACGGTGGAGTCGCGGCTGCGGCATACTAATCAGAAATAGCAGCCCTACTGACCAGCCACCCCAAACCGATCGCACAACCGTCAGCAAAAAACTCAAATAACCACCCATACTGGCAACGAGCGCCATCATATTGCATGTACTCAGCTGAATTAACAGTGCAGCGCTTAAGAAGATCGCAAATACACCAGGAGAATCCATCAGGCTAAACACTCTAATTCCAAACGGCTGAGGTAGCCCAAAAGAGTTTCCAGCAAGCCCATTGGCACTAATTTGATTCAGCCAATATCTATCCCAAGGGGGCGCAAGAACAAACTGGACAACACCATATATACCCAAAACAACTACAGACCACTTAAATACCTCAATCGTAACCTCGCGAAATCGTGGATACAAAGACCAATTATCCACAATGAAAAATGCAAATAACAAAGGGGCTAACCAATCCAGAAAATCCTTAAAAAAAGACATCAAACTAACATCAGCGATCAAAGCGACGATCGACGCATACAAAACACCCATTATCGGAATCAGCATTGGAACAAGATTCGATTTAACCTTGAGTGCCCGACTCACGACACTAGGGAGAACAGCAAAACCAACAAGATAGGGTGCACTCAACATCAAACGGTTAGCATCAAAACTTCCACTATTATATTCAACTATTCGCGTAAATCCTGAGGTTAGAATCCATGAACACCAACAGAAACCAAGATATAAAGGCCGGTCATTTTTATATAGAAATAGGGCAATCAAGAATGTCAGAAATGGATACAAAAACTTTGCAATAGTCGCCATACCTGGCACAAAAAAAGCCACACAAACAACTAGATACACGGCAACCATCGGCCAAACTTCAGTATTGCTTGGCGAGTCTTTGGATAAATCTAAAGATTTTTTACTGGATAATTTCCGAGCCATAATTTACACTACAGTCTAAATATTAAAATATTTCAAGCCTTGAAAATACATTCACTCTTATCATTTAAATTGAATTAGAAACCATTTTCAGACAGGATAAAAAACCGCCAAAATGGATTTATAAAGCATAATTCAGATTAAAGTTGGCAGCATTCGAATCTCGCACCTCATGCTTATTGAGTACATCAAATATTCTCAATTCCTGATCAATCTATTAGCGACTATGACTCCAAC
Coding sequences:
- a CDS encoding class I SAM-dependent methyltransferase; amino-acid sequence: MTTIMNLSKTAQGLMKLDFGCGQKKQPGYIGLDGFATPDVDVVHDFDQFPYPFEDNTFDEIVCNSSLEHVDDFMKTVVELHRIAKPGALIKVACPHYSGPDAYRDPTHKTFFSYFTFDVFDQGSSYLSPYHGLLKVKHRMFGVPRFTGIISYLTKQIFNRLPMTYERYLCWIFPAKTVYYELQVIKKG
- a CDS encoding glycosyltransferase family 4 protein; protein product: MKIAMGHVDLPNQSKGGVASQAHKIANALVQRGHQVTMFTLSPSYDECLYAVHQYPANPLLLKFLNPFWFAICLARTDFAAYDVVHTHGDNFFLAKPHPQVRTYNGSAKDEAKSAVRFRRRLYQQLMSFIEVQSTRYADVNVGISETTRRNIPNIDCVIPCGVDLQDFHPGLKSTCPTILFVGTADGRKRGQWLANIFSHQVRAQLPNAELWAVSDQPLKGDGIVNLGRVSHAELCERFRSAWAFCLPSTYEGFGVPYIEAMAAGTTTIASPNPGAQEVLAEGEYGMIVPDAKLGDAMLQVLTDVELREHYAQRGIRRAENYSWPRVVMAYETLYDDLQMSSPRICSSSKF
- a CDS encoding glycosyltransferase, producing the protein MKKILCINTGGIGNLHGLRMRRLADGIRADVIYHDLDKTVSRWQQAQQTWQLLRSQQWDLVYQEGSGIGAGASLIRAYWSWKQPFIVSSGDPIGGFFHVTKGALWGALFGVYEKALYRSCKAFVGWTPYLTGAALQLGARRGITIEGAVDLNIFTRFEQSRRLALKRQYGIPDHHLVCGVVGKMSWNANHGYCYGWEMVETLKKIQRQDISLLIVGDGTGQAYLERAIPASLKSRVVFTGRIPEDEVVNAMNAMDIGFVTQTLDRLGLYRLTTKLPEYLACGLGVAMSPIPGFYDYVNVAGWALPPYHPASETFHQHCADWLDQVTWEEIELLSQQALRIASDRFDYGVLRPRFQAFVHNLLDI